The following proteins are co-located in the Solea senegalensis isolate Sse05_10M linkage group LG12, IFAPA_SoseM_1, whole genome shotgun sequence genome:
- the tmem129 gene encoding E3 ubiquitin-protein ligase TM129 has translation MESPELSFTLVYIVFCLCFVFTPNEFRSAGLTIQNLFSSWLGSEDVAFIQYHVRRTSVTVLVHSALPLGYYLGMCVAVPEKNLGYIHQVSDSWRAFLLLSICLQLASWTLVIYWSRHHWHNHPISRSLQAHVQPPHSSWGAVAASINTEFRRIDKFATGAPGARVIVTDSWVLKCTTYHVHMALQDDCHVTVTESRQHHMSPDTASPAQILTMRVASINPAIRPFDIRLNSTEYADLREKLHAPIRNSANVVIHQTISELFLETFRAHVDLNQPYTLPTQQEIEPCIGCMQVPANTKLVRLCHTEEAFNVSDCQECFCRPMWCLSCLGRWFASRQDQQRPETWLSSTVPCPTCRAKFCILDVCVVR, from the exons aTGGAGAGTCCCGAGTTAAGTTTTACTTTGGTCTACAttgtcttctgtctctgcttcGTGTTCACGCCCAACGAGTTCCGTTCTGCCGGTCTGACCATCCAGAACCTGTTCTCGTCCTGGCTGGGCAGCGAGGATGTGGCCTTCATCCAGTACCACGTCCGCAGGACCAGCGTCACCGTGCTGGTCCACTCTGCTCTGCCGTTAG GTTACTACCTGGGCATGTGTGTTGCTGTTCCAGAGAAAAACCTAGGATACATCCACCAG GTCAGTGACAGTTGGAgagccttcctcctcctctccatctgcCTCCAGTTGGCCAGCTGGACACTCGTCATCTACTGGTCCCGCCATCATTGGCACAACCACCCAATCAGCCGCAGCCTGCAGGCCCATGTACAGCCTCCTCACTCGAGCTGGGGCGCTGTGGCAGCGAGTATCAACACAGAGTTCAGACGCATCGATAAGTTTGCGACTGGAGCACCAGGAGCCCGTGTTATTGTAACTGACAGCTGGGTGTTAAAG TGTACCACCTATCACGTGCACATGGCCTTACAGGATGactgtcatgtgacagtgacagagtcCAGGCAGCACCACATGAGTCCAGACACGGCATCCCCTGCTCAGATTTTGACCATGAGAGTGGCCAGCATCAACCCTGCCATCAGACCCTTTGACATTAG GCTAAATTCTACAGAGTATGCAGATCTCAGGGAGAAACTCCATGCTCCCATCAGGAACTCTGCTAATGTAGTGATCCACCAAACCATCAGTGAACTGTTCCTGGAAACATTCAGAGCACATGTGGACCTCAATCAGCCGTACACACTCCCCACTCAACAG GAGATAGAGCCATGTATCGGCTGTATGCAGGTTCCAGCAAACACAAAGCTGGTCAGACTCTGCCACACAgaag AAGCTTTTAACGTGTCCGACTGCCAGGAGTGTTTCTGCAGACCCATGTGGTGTCTCTCCTGTCTGGGCCGATGGTTCGCCAGCCGCCAAGACCAGCAGAGGCCGGAGACGTGGTTGTCCAGCACAGTCCCCTGTCCCACCTGTAGGGCCAAATTCTGTATACTGGATGTCTGTGTGGTTCGCTGA